A segment of the Hallerella succinigenes genome:
GATTCCTGCATTAACCAGAAACCGGTTGTGAATGTGGGCGATTACGTGAAGAAGGGTGACGTCCTCGCTGATGGCGCTTCTACGGATCACGGCGAACTCGCTCTTGGTAAAAACATTCTTATTGCGTTCATTCCTTGGAATGGTTATAACTACGAAGACGCTGTTATCGTCTCCGAAGAACTCGCCATCAAGGATGCGTTCACCTCTATCCACGTTGAAGAATACGAAGTGGAAGTGCGCGAAACGAAGCGCGGTCCGGAAGAACTCACCCGTGAAATTCCAAACGTCGGTGAAGACGCTCTGAAAAACCTCGACGAACGCGGCATTATCCGTGTCGGTGCTGAAGTCCATGCGGACGACATTCTCGTCGGTAAGGTTACCCCGAAGGGTGAAACGGAACTCTCTCCGGAAGAAAGACTTCTCCGCGCTATCTTCGGCGAAAAGGCCGGCGATGTGCGAGATACCTCTCTCGTTGCTCCTCCGGGCATGCACGGTATCGTTCTCGAAACCCGCGTGTTCAGCCGTAAGGACCACAACGACAAGAAGAGCCGTGCTGAAGATCAGGAACGTATCAACGAAATCAAGGAAAAGTTCCAGGCTGATATCGACAAGATTAAGACGACTTGCGCTAATGCGATGGTCGAAATGCTCGTCGGCAAGGTCTCTGGCAATATCATCGATTTCGATACTCACGAAGTTCGCATTCCGGACGGTTCTACCGTTTCCGAAAAGATGCTTCGCACGATTGATCTTTTGACTCTTGCTCCGTCTTCTACCTTCGCTCGCGATGACGCGGAAGCTCAGGAAAAGGCATCTAGCCTTCTCTCCGTGGCTCGCGAATCGATCGATCGCTTGACCCGCACGATGGAAAAGGAAATCGATAAGGTTACGAAGGGTGACGAACTCAAGCCGGGCGTTCTCCAGACTGTTAAGGTTTACATCGCCAAGAAGAAGAAGCTTCAGGTCGGTGACAAGATGGCTGGTCGTCACGGTAACAAGGGTTGCGTATCCAAAATCGTTCCGGTCGAAGACATGCCGTTCACCGAAGATGGCCGCCCGATTCAGATCCTTTTGAACCCGCTGGGCGTTCCGTCTCGTATGAACGTCGGTCAGGTGCTTGAAGTTCACTTGGGCTGGGCTGCTAAGGTCCTCGGCATGAAGATTGCCACCCCGGTGTTCGACGGTGCTTCCTTCGAAGACATCGTGGACGAACTGGAAAAGGCTTACCAGAAGATGCCGGTTGTTTCTTATAAGATGGATCCGGATCACGGTCAGATTATCGGTAAGGCAAAGCTTTACGATGGCCGCACCGGCGAAGCCTTCTTGAACCCGGTCACGATCGGTTACATGTATTATCTCAAGCTCGGTCACTTGGTCGAAGACAAGATCCACGCACGTTCGATCGGTTCTTACGCTCTCGTGACGCAGCAGCCGCTCGGCGGTAAGAGCCAGTTCGGTGGCCAGCGCTTCGGTGAAATGGAAGTCTGGGCTCTCGAAGCTTACGGTGCTGCTTACACGCTCCAGGAACTCTTGACGGTGAAGTCCGACGATGTGATGGGTCGTTCCAGAATCTACGACGCTATCGTCCACGGCAAGAATACTCCGGAACCGGGCATTCCTGAATCCTTCAATGTTATGATTCGTGAAGTGCGTTCGCTCTGCCTCGATATCAAGACTAATGGAGAAAAGTAATATGTCAGAAGAAACTTTCGATTATTCTGAAAACAACAATGGTGAAGTCTCCATTCACCTTGCTTCTCCTGAATTGATTCGTCAGTGGTCCTATGGTGAAGTCACCAAGCCTGAAACGATCAATTACCGTTCTTTCAAGCCGGAACGCGATGGCTTGTTCTGTGAACGCATTTTCGGACCGGTGAAGAACTGGGAATGTAATTGCGGTAAGTACAAGCGTATCCGTTTCAAGGGTGTCATTTGCGACCGTTGCGGTGTGGAAGTTACCCATTCCAAGGTTCGTCGTGAACGTATGGGTCACATCGAACTCGCTATCCCTCTCGCACACGTTTGGTTCGTGAAGAATCAGCCGTGCGTGCTCGGTGCGATTTTGAATCTTGACACCAAGTCCCTCGACAACATCATTTACTACGAAAAGTACATCGTGCTCGATCCGGGTGATACCGATCTCCAGCCGAATGAACTGATCGACGAAAGCAAGTATATCGACCTCGAAAGAGAAGGTCGTCACTTCTCCGCGAAGATGGGTGCAGCCGCTTTGAAACAGCTCCTTGCAAACATCGACTTCGTCCAGCTTTCTGACGAACTCCGCGTGGAAGCCGCGTCCAAGTCCAAGACGAAGCGTGACGATGCCATCAAGCGCTTGAAGATTGTCGAATCCTTCAAGAAGTCTCAGATGGACGACTTCCTTTCTTACTACGAAGATCCGGAAAAGAAAAAGAACAGCGATATTCCTTGGGCTAAGGACATCGCCGAAAAGGTCGAAGACTTTAAGTACGGCGTCATCGGTGCTGATGGCGAACGCAAGGGCGGTTATGCCGCTAAGACCGAAGGCAAGGAATTCAACCTTCTCGATGCGTTTACCCAGTTCCGCGAAGCGTATCCGCATGAAGCCAAGAACCTCTCTAACCAGCCGGAATGGATGATTCTTGACGTTCTCCCGGTGATTCCGCCCGATCTGCGCCCGCTTGTTCCGCTCGATGGTGGCCGTTTCGCTACCTCTGACTTGAACGAGCTCTATCGTCGTGTCATCAACCGCAATAACCGCTTGAAGAAGTTGATCGACATCAAGGCTCCGGACGTGATTCTTTGCAACGAAAAGCGCATGCTCCAGGAAGCTGTGGACCAGCTGTTCGACAGCGGTCGTCGTTCCGTCCGCGCTGGTTCTAACCGTCCGTTGAAGTCGCTCTCTGAACTTCTCAAGGGTAAGCAGGGCCGCTTCCGTATGAACCTTCTCGGTAAGCGTGTGGACTATTCTGGTCGTTCCGTGATCGTCGTGGGTCCGGAACTCAAGATGCACCAGTGCGGTCTTCCGAAGCGCATGGCTCTTGAACTTTACAAGCCGTTCATCATCCAGCGTTTGGAAGAAGAAGGCATTGTTTATACGCTCAAGGCTGCTAAGAAGTATGTCGATGCAGAACGTCCTGAAGTTTGGGACATTCTCGAACAGATTATTGAAGACCATCCGGTTATGTTGAACCGTGCTCCGACGCTTCACCGTCTGGGTATTCAGGCCTTCTATCCGAAGCTCATCGAAGGTAATGCGATCCGTCTTCACCCGCTCGTTTGTACGGCTTTCAACGCTGACTTCGACGGTGACCAGATGGCAGTCCATCTTCCGCTGTCCTTCGAAACGCAGCTCGAATGCCGCGTGCTCATGCTTTCCTCCAACAACATTCTTCACCCGGCTTCCGGTCAGCCGATTGCTGTTCCGGGCCAGGATATCGTGCTCGGCTTGTACTACATCTCCAAGCCGCGTCCGAACCGCAAGGGTGCTGGAATGCGCTTCTACGATCCGGACGAAGCTCTTCGTGCATACAATACCGGCGTGATCGATTTGAATGCGGAATGCTACCTCCATTTGCCGGCAGGCCGTAAGATCTACATGGGCGCTCTTGAAAAGGATACCCCGTGCTTGACCGAACAGCCGGATGATAACGGCAAGTGCGAAGTGATCGCGAAGGCTGGTCAGAAGATTAAGTTCCTCACCTTGAAGGAACCGTCTCTCATCAAGACCACCATGGGTCGTATCATTCTGAACGAAATTATCCCGAACGCAGTCGGTTATGCAAACGAAACCTTCGGTAAGAAGGTGATTGCGAAGTCCATCGACGATCTTTATCGTCGTACCGGCAACCGCGTGACGGTCGAATACCTCGATGACCTGAAGGCCCTCGGTTATAAGTGGGCTGCTATCTCGGGCTCCTCTGTGGCCATCTCCGAAATGGTGATTCCGCCAGAAAAGCAGCAGTTGCTCGAAGAAGCAAACGAAAAGGTCACCCGTATTCGCGAACTTTACGAAGACGGTGTCATCACGGACGGTGAACGTTATAACCAGATTATTGACGTTTGGTCCAAGACGACGAGCGATGTCGCTGCTAAGCAGTGGGATCTCCTCTCTCACGACCGTGACGGATTCAACCCTGTCTATATGATGGCGGATTCCGGCGCTCGTGGTAGCCGTGAACAGATCAAGCAGCTCTCTGGTATGCGTGGTTTGATGCAGAAGCCGACCAAGCAACTCGGCGGTCAGGAAGTCATCGAAAACCCGATTAAGTCCTGCTTCCGTGAAGGCTTGAACGAAATGGAATACTTCATTTCTGCTCACGGTGCTCGTAAGGGTCTTGCTGATACCGCTCTGAAGACGGCTGACGCTGGTTACTTGACCCGTCGTCTTGTTGACGTCGCCCAGGACCTCGTGATTGTGGAAGAAGATTGCCACACGAAGGATGGTATCGATATTTCCGCCTATAAGGACGGTGACGATACGATTATCCCGCTCGAAGAACGTCTCCTCGGTCGCGCTCCGGTCGAAGACATCGTTCACCCGGTGACAGGTGAAGTGATTGTCAAGGCTGGCGAACTTGTGACGGAAAGTGATCTTCCGAAGATTTCTGCAACGGGTCTTGAACACGTGAAGATGCGCTCTGTGCTTACCTGTAGTGCCCGCCACGGTGTCTGTGCGAAGTGCTACGGCCGTATGCTGGCGTCCGGTCGTCCGGTTGACCTCGGCGAAGCCGTCGGTGTTATCGCGGCTCAATCCATCGGTGAACCGGGTACGCAGCTGACTCTCCGTACGTTCCACATTGGTGGTGCTTCTAGCCGTCTCACGGTTGAAAACTCGAAGAGCGCTCCGGTTGATGGCAAGGTTGAACTTGATAACGTCAATACGCTTGAACACGACGGTCACAAGGTTGTCGTGAGCCGTATGGGCGAACTCGTGATTTTTGACTCCACCGGCATTAACAAGGGTCGTTGGCAGATTCCATATGGTGCAATCCTCTATGTGGAAAATGGCGCAGCGGTAACGAAGGATACGAAGCTCTTTGAATGGGATCCGTATACGAGCCCGATTCTTAGTAACGTCAGCGGTAAGATCCAGTTCATCGACTTGATTGAAAACACGACCTATCGTGTGGATAAGGACGATGTGACCGGCGTGGAAACCTGGACCGTCATTAGTGACCGTCATGGTAAGCACCGCCCGGCTATCAACGTTCTCGACGCAGCTGGCAACCGTCAGGGTGTTTACTACCTGCCGGATGGTGCTATTCTTTCTGTCCACGACGGCGACAACGCTGTGCCGGGCGAAATCCTCGCCAAGTTGCCGCGTGCTGTCGGTAAGACTAAGGATATTACGGGTGGTCTTCCTCGTGTTGCAGAACTCTTCGAAGCGCGTGTTCCGAAGAATGTCGCTGTGATTGCTCCAATCGACGGTATCGTCGAATACGGTAACGAAGAACGCGGCAACCAGAAGGTAATCATCAAGAACGCCGAAGAAGAACAGAGCGTGCTCGTGCCACGTGGCCGTCATCTCGCCGTGCTCGAAGGCGACCGTGTCAGCAGAGGTCAGAAGATCTGCGACGGTTCTGTCGATCCGCACGATATTCTTCGTGTTCAGGGCCCAGAAGCCGTGCAGCGTCACCTGGTGAATGAAATCCAGGCCGTGTACCGCCTTCAGGGTGTGGCTATCGCTGATAAGCACATTGAATGCATTGTGCGTCAGATGATGCGTAAAATCAAAATTTCCGATCCTGGTGATTCCGATCTCCTTCCGGATGAAGAAATCTCCAAGGCTCGTCTGCGCGTGAAAAACGACAAGCTCAAGGCAGAAGGTCGTGCCGAAGCAAAGGGAACCCCGATGCTCCTCGGTATTACCAAGTCCTCGCTTGCTACGGATAGCTTCATTTCCGCAGCGTCCTTCCAGGAAACAACGAAGATCCTCACTCGTGCTGCAATTGAAGGTAGTGTGGACCCGTTGATGGGACTTAAGGAAAACGTCATTATGGGTCACCTGATTCCATGCGGAACGGGTGCAAGACATCTGCGTGACGTCGTGGTCATTGATTCCGACGCAGAAGCTGAGGCTGCCGCTAACCGGGCTTCCCAGTTGGAATCTGAAAATTCGGTCGGCGATATCGATTTCTCGCTGCCGGATACCGGATCCGAAGCCTCGGAAGATAATGGAGATAACATCGAATAATTTCGAAGGCAAAACTTGAAATTATTCGAAAAAGAACTATATTTGGGTTTCCAAAATTATAGGGAAAAATAAACAATGCCTACTATACAACAGCTCGTCCGTAAGGGCCGTGAAAAAATCCTCAACAGAACCGCTTCGCCGGCTCTGAAACAAAGTCCGCAGAAGCGCGGTGTTTGCACTCGTGTGTACACCACCACGCCGAAGAAGCCGAACTCCGCTCTCCGTAAGATTGCTCGTGTCCGTCTTTCCAACAAGATGGAAGTGACAGCTTACATTCCGGGTGAAGGCCACAACCTCCAGGAACACTCTATCGTCCTCATTCGTGGCGGTCGTGTTAAGGATGTTCCGGGTGTCCGTTACCACATCATTCGCGGTACGCTCGATACTCAGGCTGTGAACGGTCGTAATCAGGCACGTTCCAAGTACGGTGTTAAGAGAAAAGCTCCGGCTAAGAAGTAAAGGAAGAGCATATGTCTAGAAGAAGAAAGACTATTCACAAGCGCACCATTGCAGACCCGCGTTATCATTCCGTTTTAATCACCGAACTCATTGGTGTCGTTCTCAAGCAGGGCAAAAAGACGATCGCTGAACAGATCGTTTACACCGCTCTCGATCTCTTGGACAAGAAGGTGGAAGGCGAAGGTTCTCCGCTCGACAAGTTCGAAGAATGCCTTGAAAACATCAAGCCGAAGCTTGAAGTGAAGTCCCGTCGTATCGGTGGTGCAAACTACCAGGTACCGATGGAAGTTGCTCCGGATCGTGCTAAGGCTCTCGCTCTTCGTTGGTTGCTTACCGCTGCCCGTAATCGTACGGAAGCTAATATGGCACAGCGTCTTGCTGCAGAACTTGTTGCTGCCAAGAACAACGAAGGCAACGCCATCCGCAAGAAGCAGGATGTGCACAAGATGGCAGAAGCAAACCGAGCATTCGCTCACTTCCGCTTCTAATATCTTTAGCCCTTTGTTTTGGAAAAAGCCCCGCAGAAATGCGGAGCTTTTCTTGTATATGGTTTGCAGCCCAAATTATTGGGTTTTTGTGTCTCATTTGACACGGATGATCCCTCATACCATGGAATTACCGGATATGAACAGGTTGAGACCGACTCGGTCGTAATTCTAGATTTGTCAGGCAATTTGCTTTGGGGGCATGCCCCAAGTCCGATTTTAGTCTTTCGGCAGGATGCTATCTCGTTCTCCGTCAAGGTTCTCGTATTTTAACATGGCAACTTTTAAAATAGAGGTAATCAAAATGAATAAGAAACAAGCTTTTTTGTCAATCACTCTTGCCGCATTCTTAGCATCGTGTTCTGACGATAGCAATAGCTGGAACGCTAACGAAGTCTGTCCAGAAAGCGGTCGAGGAACATTTGTTGATGAACGGGATGGGCAAGTGTATAAATACACGACCATTGGCAACCAGGTTTGGATGGCTGATAACTTGAATTATGAAACAGACTATAGTATCTGTTATGACAACGGTGATTCGGATTGTAATTTTTGGGGGCGATACTATTCTTTGCAAGAGAACAATGATGAACATGGTAAGCTAGACTATGCTAGAGTCGATTCTGTTTGTCCCATGGGATGGCATGTGCCAACCAAAGATGATCTTTCATATGTCGTTGATATGATGGGCAAATATGAGGATGAATCCACTGCTGATAGATTTAAAAGTGAAACACTTTGGGATGGGTCGGAGTTTTCAAAAAACGGTGTGGATGAATGTGGCTTTTCGGCAATTCCTAGTGGCTATTTATGGTCTTCAGGTGAATTACAATCTTTGCATATTTCTGCGAATTATTGGCTTGCGACAATGAAAACTTCAGGAAAAGCGTATCAAGTGAATATTGCTAGCGTTGTGACTGGGGAAGGTCATTCTGCTGCTTATATGT
Coding sequences within it:
- a CDS encoding FISUMP domain-containing protein; its protein translation is MNKKQAFLSITLAAFLASCSDDSNSWNANEVCPESGRGTFVDERDGQVYKYTTIGNQVWMADNLNYETDYSICYDNGDSDCNFWGRYYSLQENNDEHGKLDYARVDSVCPMGWHVPTKDDLSYVVDMMGKYEDESTADRFKSETLWDGSEFSKNGVDECGFSAIPSGYLWSSGELQSLHISANYWLATMKTSGKAYQVNIASVVTGEGHSAAYMSIRCIKD
- the rpsL gene encoding 30S ribosomal protein S12 is translated as MPTIQQLVRKGREKILNRTASPALKQSPQKRGVCTRVYTTTPKKPNSALRKIARVRLSNKMEVTAYIPGEGHNLQEHSIVLIRGGRVKDVPGVRYHIIRGTLDTQAVNGRNQARSKYGVKRKAPAKK
- the rpsG gene encoding 30S ribosomal protein S7 — its product is MSRRRKTIHKRTIADPRYHSVLITELIGVVLKQGKKTIAEQIVYTALDLLDKKVEGEGSPLDKFEECLENIKPKLEVKSRRIGGANYQVPMEVAPDRAKALALRWLLTAARNRTEANMAQRLAAELVAAKNNEGNAIRKKQDVHKMAEANRAFAHFRF
- the rpoC gene encoding DNA-directed RNA polymerase subunit beta' codes for the protein MSEETFDYSENNNGEVSIHLASPELIRQWSYGEVTKPETINYRSFKPERDGLFCERIFGPVKNWECNCGKYKRIRFKGVICDRCGVEVTHSKVRRERMGHIELAIPLAHVWFVKNQPCVLGAILNLDTKSLDNIIYYEKYIVLDPGDTDLQPNELIDESKYIDLEREGRHFSAKMGAAALKQLLANIDFVQLSDELRVEAASKSKTKRDDAIKRLKIVESFKKSQMDDFLSYYEDPEKKKNSDIPWAKDIAEKVEDFKYGVIGADGERKGGYAAKTEGKEFNLLDAFTQFREAYPHEAKNLSNQPEWMILDVLPVIPPDLRPLVPLDGGRFATSDLNELYRRVINRNNRLKKLIDIKAPDVILCNEKRMLQEAVDQLFDSGRRSVRAGSNRPLKSLSELLKGKQGRFRMNLLGKRVDYSGRSVIVVGPELKMHQCGLPKRMALELYKPFIIQRLEEEGIVYTLKAAKKYVDAERPEVWDILEQIIEDHPVMLNRAPTLHRLGIQAFYPKLIEGNAIRLHPLVCTAFNADFDGDQMAVHLPLSFETQLECRVLMLSSNNILHPASGQPIAVPGQDIVLGLYYISKPRPNRKGAGMRFYDPDEALRAYNTGVIDLNAECYLHLPAGRKIYMGALEKDTPCLTEQPDDNGKCEVIAKAGQKIKFLTLKEPSLIKTTMGRIILNEIIPNAVGYANETFGKKVIAKSIDDLYRRTGNRVTVEYLDDLKALGYKWAAISGSSVAISEMVIPPEKQQLLEEANEKVTRIRELYEDGVITDGERYNQIIDVWSKTTSDVAAKQWDLLSHDRDGFNPVYMMADSGARGSREQIKQLSGMRGLMQKPTKQLGGQEVIENPIKSCFREGLNEMEYFISAHGARKGLADTALKTADAGYLTRRLVDVAQDLVIVEEDCHTKDGIDISAYKDGDDTIIPLEERLLGRAPVEDIVHPVTGEVIVKAGELVTESDLPKISATGLEHVKMRSVLTCSARHGVCAKCYGRMLASGRPVDLGEAVGVIAAQSIGEPGTQLTLRTFHIGGASSRLTVENSKSAPVDGKVELDNVNTLEHDGHKVVVSRMGELVIFDSTGINKGRWQIPYGAILYVENGAAVTKDTKLFEWDPYTSPILSNVSGKIQFIDLIENTTYRVDKDDVTGVETWTVISDRHGKHRPAINVLDAAGNRQGVYYLPDGAILSVHDGDNAVPGEILAKLPRAVGKTKDITGGLPRVAELFEARVPKNVAVIAPIDGIVEYGNEERGNQKVIIKNAEEEQSVLVPRGRHLAVLEGDRVSRGQKICDGSVDPHDILRVQGPEAVQRHLVNEIQAVYRLQGVAIADKHIECIVRQMMRKIKISDPGDSDLLPDEEISKARLRVKNDKLKAEGRAEAKGTPMLLGITKSSLATDSFISAASFQETTKILTRAAIEGSVDPLMGLKENVIMGHLIPCGTGARHLRDVVVIDSDAEAEAAANRASQLESENSVGDIDFSLPDTGSEASEDNGDNIE